The proteins below are encoded in one region of Candidatus Saccharimonadia bacterium:
- a CDS encoding DsbA family protein, with the protein VQRVEVVEYTDAICSWAWGSEPKLRLLRWRYEGRCDWRLVMGGLVGDRTKTPGWDPVAHIPHPLGY; encoded by the coding sequence GGTTCAGCGAGTCGAAGTGGTCGAGTATACTGACGCCATATGCTCATGGGCATGGGGGTCCGAACCGAAGCTGCGGCTGCTCCGCTGGCGCTACGAGGGCCGTTGCGACTGGCGGCTGGTGATGGGCGGCCTGGTCGGCGATCGCACGAAAACCCCCGGATGGGATCCGGTGGCTCACATTCCGCACCCCCTCGGATACTGA